Genomic DNA from Lactuca sativa cultivar Salinas chromosome 8, Lsat_Salinas_v11, whole genome shotgun sequence:
AGAAAACAAGGTAAATTTAAGCAAAACGGGCAAAAAGGGTAATTATGTCATAGTATATGAATTCTAATTCCATTTCCTACAAACCAAACAAAATCTGGAATTAATTTCAATTCCATTTCCTGCCAACCAAATAATATATGGAATTGAATTCAAATTCTTGACAGGTTCCTTTTTCAATTCCAAtttaaattccttcaacaacaTTCTGCGAACCAAAAGGtaccttagaattttacaaattCATCACTTTCCTTTCCTTTGCATAGTCATAacgaaaacttttaacaaattttGAAAATTGTTGTTTTATCAGGCAACTAAgttttcaaaaacatcatcatttCCATTTTAATAGGAAAACGCTATACTTTCTTTTAATTTAATCGAAAAATTCAAACTACTTAAGCAAAGTCATCAACGGCTTTGAGAAAAAATATGAATTCTTGCTTAGGCCCCGTTTGATAAATATTTTTTCAAGTCCAAAtagatctttctggctgaatggaccgGATAGACTGTTTGATTTACACAAAAAAATTGTATTTCTCGataagatatgtctttcccagaaagccACAAAACCATATATTTCTAGCTGAatgggctggaaagacaattatgcCCCAAACCTCACCTATTTCTtttttggattattaattttttttaatttattttttattagattattatatattaataaatattagttataatatataatattaatatattgataaatattactctattggattattaatattttttagttacttttttaattcatttttattggattaatttttttttactacACCACCGCCATCCTAATTTATTAAAAAATCTCATCCATCTCATCACTATCGGACATAAAACGGGTCAAGAATCACACGTTGGGTTATAAGAAAAAACTAAATGGCTAGAAAGAATAACAACGTAACATCAACTtgaaaaacaataaactaaaaacaaCCTAATCAACATTCTATTTGAATTTTAATTGATTTGTGTTTAATTACTTTGTATGGCAATTTGTATTTGAATTTTTAAATGATTGttttgtaattttgattttgtatgacaatttgtatgtttttatagTTATTCAAGAGCTTCATCCATAACAATATAGAACAACATGGTAATATGAtcatttttcatcattcagcacagtcagttagatgtacaatcaaacaatatGGTTTCTTTATCAGTCATAAAACTTTCCCGACAACATTTTCTCATAAAGCATTTTCCCAACAtcaactatcaaacgggaccttagTAAAGACTATATACTAACTCACACATCAAGGTGTACAAAGTCACTTAGATTTGACCTTTTATGTTCATTGACCGAATAAGTCTCATAGGTTTACTTAGCACTATGAAAAATGTCATAAGGAATGACATCACCACGACACCACTATCATACACTAAGGTTTCTTTTAAAACACAAATGACTTGGTCATCGGGATGACTGAGTCTATTGTGCTATACAAACATAGACACAAAGAAAGATTATGTAGAACAATTATTTGAATTACTCTGCATGTAGTTATTTGAAAAGTACAGACCATGAGACTATCAATCTCTATAATCTGTTTTACTCGTAAATCCTATAGAGAACAATTGTTTTAATCAAAGTAAACCCCAAGCCTCCTATCTTGGGTTAATTTATGGACACAAAGAAAATGAACATTGTAATCTGGCACAACTAGCACATTTGCCAACATGTCTGAAACTCTTAGGTTGCCAGTTTTTGAAATTTTGGTGTCGGTCCCATCGGGATGGTCCACGGTCATTTTTAACTCTCAGACATTAATAATATTTTCCAAACGATCATCAGTACATGTCATTTGTTGAGTTGCAGTTGAGTCAACAATTGAAGAAGACAAATTGATACATGTCATATTAGCAAAAGTATTTATACTTTCCATGATCACTAAGGAGATGTATTGGAGCTTGACCTTCACCCAAGAAGCACACAATGATATCATAAACACTGTTATTAGCAATTGATCTTTTTTTGTTTCATTTTGAACTTTAAAAATTTTAAGGAATCTAGTTAGCTTAAAACACCTTTAAACAGTGTATCCTTTACGATGACAATAATTGCAAACCAAAGTAGATCcatttctattctttctttcttttttatatGGACctttagtaaaaaaaaaataagaagctgatttttttttttattattattatgtccAGCAGAGGAGCCTCTAAATTGTAAATCTATTCTCTGGAAATAATGAGAAGGGCTTTTTTGACGATAAGTAAAGGTTCATGCATTAAAATATTACTTCAAATTTGACTGTATGAATCATTTAACCCCATTAAAAATTGCATATAAGTTTGATTTGTTGTGAGAAGCTTTGAAATTATTTAGACATTTTACATGTACACTCTCCAAGATCAGTAACATTGTCTCCTTGTTTGTGTGCATCAATATTCTTCCAAAGACCATTTTTTAGCaaacaaaatatcaaaaatgAGTCCCTGTCCTACACTGTTCCACCTTTTTAAACCAAAGCTTTGGTTGACTCAACATTTTTCATCTCCCCCTCTCTCTTTGCAGCAAATGTTTCTGCAACAAGTAAAGGGAACGCGATAGTTGCATCACAGTGCACCTGGATCAAAACAATCAAAACCATTTAAATAAAAAACTtcaccaaaaaaaataaaacattgtatttattttaatgaaaAACCTTGACAGATTTAGCAGAACCACGTATTTTCCCCCAGGAGACAGCTTCATCAGGTCGAGCACCAGAATCACTGCCATCAAACTCCTGAGCAGTGTTGATGAAAACAGCATAATCCGCACCATTTCTCATCATATTCGCATTACAAATGTGATGTTTTGGTAACCCTCCTCCTAGAATTATCATCCCTGTCTTTCTAGGGTTTGCATGCACAGCCTCGCTGTTAATCGCGCGTATATCTGTTGAtcagttttcacaaattataacacatgcaaaatgattgtaataataataataataataataataattgaagaAAGTCAAGATGAGAGAAAATTGTCATGTCACCTTGTACTACATCAATAACAAGACCCGGATTGCGAAATGAATGGAAATATAACATGTCCCCTAGAGACCCGTCTGTTAAGCCTGGGCAAAACACAGGAATGTCGTTCTACAATAAAACTAATCATGTTATTGCATAAATATAATAGTAACCCAACTCCAAACCATCAGAATGGagagatttttttaaaaaaataaataaataatgtgaGCATGGGATTACCTTATATGCCCAATATAAATAAGAACTCTCATTATTAATCTCCTTCCCCAAACGTGATATTACTTTTGATggagtccataacacatgctgtTAAACACAAAGCGGATAGAGTATAAATTTATTATATGATGGAAAGGATTTTGAATCTAAAGAACAGATTAcaaaaatgtaaatcaacaaCACCTTGAATGAAAATACAATGAATACCTGTGTATTTTGTTCTTGAAGCATTTGGTCGAATATTGGGATAATCCAATCCTCAAATTTACAGTAGTTATCATTTGGCACCAATAAGTTACCAATACGATTAAGACCTTTTGACCTTAAGGCAGCACCAGGTAGAGAAAATTCACCTCTGTATGTGTCTGCAAGACATTTTATCAGATCTTCCTCAATGCCACCGGTTGTCGTCACAATCACATCAACCTGGATTTTATATATTATAACACAAAAGTTTTTAgttataaaaagaataaaactgaTTCGTATGTTTATCATCATAAAAGTTGCAAATTACTAACCATATGATGTTGAGTTAGATAGCGAATAATGTCTCGAACACCAGAAGAAATGAGGTTTGAAGTGAACCCTAGAAAGATTTTGCACTTGACAGACTCTCTGTAAGCTGGATTACTCTCTTCCTCACTGCAATCTTCGGTTACTTGCTCATGAGAAAGCCTCCAGTCTAGCTACAATCAACAAATTGGACGCCTCAAGATCATACAAACATGAAAAACCTAATTCCAAAAGATAAAAACAATATACGTGGTAAAGAATCTGAGAACGAACCACTTACCATTTGATTAACGGTTTCAATGGCATCACCGAGGTTAGAAGCTTGGAATCCAGTGGAAATTAGGGATTTGAGAATCTGCGAATAATTAATCCCAGTGTTGAAATCGTAGCCCTGGATTTTAGCACAGCTGCCTTCTAAACTCTCTGATTCCTTGAACACCACCGACCTTAAGTTCTCAATCACCCCTGCCTCTTTAACGACTTCCCCCATATCTGCAACTTGGGCTGCTGCACTCTCACGCTACTAAGGGGCTGTTTCTGTTTTACGAAACAAACAATTTACAAATACACAGCATGACTAGTAATCCTCCAAAGATTAATATAAACAAATGAATCATTATATAGCTAACCTAACATAAATCAGAACTCAGAATATTACTTATCTTTCAGTTGTGATAAATCAGACAATTATCCCAATATACATAAAAGTCAAATAAGTCATCATACAAATTTTACTTCAGTTGCGATAAATCAAAGAATCATATATATGCAAGACATcaaacatatcaaacaaatttgcaaACGAATCAAACGAATCAAACCTGTAGAACACTAGGGCGAAAAAGATATTGTCGAGCCGGTGAAGGAGAGGGAGCGCCGGTGGGGAAGATGAACCGGTAGGGAGAGGCGGCGGGGAGGTACCGGCGACGAAATGCTGAGGAGACAAAGGAGTTCGCTTTGTAATCGGAAAATATTAACCGAAGATAtttaacaaaaatttatttatttatttatttatttatttttatgaaaagcaGTTAATGGTATTTGTTTTATGgggaaaaaatttaaaaattaacgaTGAAGTTTTAAAAAATTGAATAAAAAACCAACCATACCGGATAGGATCATtcattttaacatttttttatcaCGTAATCCTCGTTTAACCTGCTATCCTTGTTGATGCGGTGAAGAGATACTGAAATGGATTACAACTCACTAAATGAGGATTGTATTTAAAGGCTATTAAGCCTTATTCGTGCCCCTAAAATCGAACAAGGCAAAAATCGAAGCAACATGAGCAGGTCGTCTTCATCTTTTGTAGGAAGCCAAAGACCAGATCGAACATTAATGCATCGTCTCATAAATCAGGAGTTATTGTGGTGATCATATGGAAAGATGGACTTCATGGACTTTATTAAACCCTAGAAGAAGGTTCATAGGCTACCTAAATTACCGAGATGAACTCAAAGACTGCAAGTATTTTCAATGGGTGGATCATCCTCTATCAAATCAATGGTATGTAAACATCTTATTAAAATTTCACAACAATGTCAACTTGAATAACCATGCAATATTTTGGGATTTTAAACAACAAAAAGTTATGGGAAACCCTGGACTATTTAGAGACTTTGTGAAACAACCAATGGAAGGAGTGGGTATTCAACATTAAAATGGAAACGAAGGTGGAAGATGACAATCAttattttatgtgtttatggtttcttTTGTGTTTGTGTTGGTTATGTTGAAGGATTGGTAGGATAGACATAAGATGGATGGAAAGTTATTTTAATGTGTTTTGTTGTGTTTGTTTTGGTTATGACTTAGGATCGTTAGACTAGTATCAATGCATTTATGTAGTTATGTGGTCAGGTTGTAATATTTTGTGTCTCATtagattatgaaatgaaatgaaGTAACAAGTTTATGTATGAATTATTGAATTATAAGTGTTTCCATTGTAACCATGATTGGAATCAATAAACAATGAAATCAATGCACAATGGAATCAATACATAATGGAATCAAGCATGACCGGAATCATGCATGACTGGAATCAAGCATAATTGGAATCAGTTTAACTAAACAATGTAATCATGAGTAGTATTAACATGGAATCAAGTTAACCAAacataaacaataaaataaaattaaccaAACATAAACATTGGAATCATTTTACATGTAGTAACATATAATGTCCGCGTTTCTCGCTATGCATTAGTTATAAAAGATGTGTGTACGTCGGTTGACGATTGTAACCTTATTATGAATAAATGAAAGAGACTTATTTGAgtatatgtgatttatgtgtatataacgtttataaaataacataataattaggactcaaataagcgtcaaaaataaaagattatttaagacagataatctaaacgaaagttgcatTAGTCGTGATGatgattttgtacatataaagaccgcctaaatctgacttcatatgtaacacccaagttttgaaggccaagaaaggaaagaaaaccttaatgttaaggggcgactcggcgagtcagagcgggatccgggtcggggagtaagtgaccgactcagcgagtcggccaaggtgactcggtgagtcgggtatgtgcgaggaaaaccctaattccgggagttgtatcctatataaagggtgttatgtccctccctcagcccccatatcatCCCAGAGAACCTATAAACCCTAtaattcgtgtgagcttccatcatttgagagaaatagctttggaggaaggaaactttggaaaggaacttgaagatcaagaaggttgcttcaaaggagaggtgtgtgctcgagatctacttcagtttgtgttcatcttggaggtattaagctgccattttcccttctttgcatctagatctattttgtcatgagatttgggggttttatggttgattgagacccaaaatcgggttaggggcttagatatgttgttgccacttcagatgtATTGTGGGGATGGTccattatgtcataaagcatcaggagatgagtagttggtggagcccttttgtccttaaaccaaaccctagtatgttttgagcctatatctctttagttatacgtaaagtttgcaactttacgtagggattgagctttggaagtatggatctatggtttggagtccctgcatgactcaaaggTCCTCTGCATGTttagagatctgaatggactcggcgagtcctttgagtggactcggcgagtaccatgaagatgaggaggaactcgacgagtgggatgatgTTGggcttgaactcggcgagttggaagaacaactcggcgaattggatgaagattgcctggtactcggcgagtctgttcttggactcggcgagtcaggtcgcgaaaccccaaacctttcgagttgagactcgaatcagtgagtcggttggagactcagcgagttggacaggtcaggactcggtaatttttggactcgacgagtcatggactgactcggcgagtcatgtcacGAATGGAAGGACCATGagtatatgaactcggcgagtcagtaagtggactcggcgactagggttgacctggaaaggttgactttgaccaggactttgtctTAGACCAGGATTGACTGGGTGGTCTTTctggggtcagttagactaagtgttgcattgatattgatagttcggggagcaagtagagcaggagttcagtgagtggtcgggcagcagctagtgggatcatcaacaagttcagccagtgcaggcgagtttccctttgtatgaatgggtctacggccacaatgtcgtcccatgtagttatgagtagaagacccgggggttagccctagacacagtatgctagtatgatattcggacgaggtccaatgatagagggcgggtgcccaagaaatggtttatgtgatagtttatacttgttgtctgtgtgatacttgtatgtgcctggtagggaggcgagtgtgggcgaggtcccatatctcaccaatagcagagtgtggatggtgttccacatctcagtagcagcagtccaggggcgaggcccaagttaggaaaggagtgagggtgggctgggcccgtatctcactatcagcaggagtatggccggggttccatgactcatcagtagcaggacacgggcggagcccagagataggcgaggccttagagcaagagtcgttagtatatgtttagcttatgtgatgttatgcgatatgtgtatgtgctattatatgttagtgggcggggccctgtgacaggcgaggcctgagtgaaacagatctgtatccgagcggggctcgaagccaggcggggcctggagcggcggggccgttgtagcgggcgaggcccgaggtagggggcgaggcccagaatagtgggcgtggcccagtatgtgcagtatgtgattatgcatggtatgtggtagggtggggaactcactaagcttcgtgcttacggttttcagttttgttttcaggtacttccattagcggagggaggagctcggggtgatcgcatggcacacaccatagtttagacagcctgggaatgtttactctgataacgaacatgtattttggaaactattacgctgtttatgtttttaaatgatgaatttgcttaaagtgaggttttattaaaagaaattttttgtcttgaattttgggacgttacaagttggtatcagagccttggttggagggattcgggcatactcccgggtgtgcctgaactcaaactgaggggtcggataaacagttttcaaaattgaaaagacagttttgtaaaaagaatttttagaacgaaaaacagttctagaaaagcaaaaagaattcagaaagaaaagaactttgaaaagagaaaagaggtgtggtgcatgcaatcaaccgagctcaagtaagtacccccaaaatacccatacaagtttatgttatgattatcagttgatagaacaacatgctagaataggactgaggatctagggatgatgccttatgtgcctgttattggtgcttttgagctgcatagtagtgctgattagacagtagtaggatagcctgtttaggttatgcctgagttatgagtttgtgttgcatgctagttcagattcttgctatgtggatatgattgcttgagtatgttatggttagattttcccttgttcgaatgttgcttgctttgtgcattgtgggattctgagtgatgggagttaaccattaggtggatacgacacgtcacatgcgatcagggttgaataatctcagagtgctggatttggtcctattgcgcagctcttgtttgagtccaaccgttgtagggacgagtcttttacttgaaggattatctgagcctcgtcgcatgtgatggtatccaggtgatggctaattggcatcacaaggagaccttcaacagctgaggattggtttgagttgagtcagaggtttccctagggtaagcctaggatgagatagtgctgggagcagtattagtggataagggacctggtggagtcaaagcaattcctgaggaaagtacggatagatgtggaaggtagtatgggcccgtactactaaaagcagaggatccgtactcgattcgggaagggccgagacaagaccgggaacctggtaggatatgtttggtctcgcatcagtgatgagtattctgatagtggttgtggtatattttcagcatggtgacattgcgagagagaccagcgggcggatcaggcaccAGAGAGGGATCGGGCTCGGGTTTAGGGGTCGAGCAGCttgaggagcggatgagagagttgatatcagctgaggttacgcgcagtattctagctcagactcctgtaatctttggcacggtcaaggagggtatactggagatcttggatgagaggctgggagccttccgtactgagatgatggtattgatgggagcgcgtactctgacattttgagagttcagagcctgcggggcaccagattatcatggggctagggaccccattgctagcagcagatggttggctgatgttgccaacgcttttcatACGAGCAAGTGtctcgagggggacaaggttagactcacttcctgtcttctgaaggacagagcgagggattggcgggaggagattggtcatgctttgggagATGATGCCGCATTGGACGCAAtaacttggagcgatttctcggccaggttcagggcggagttttcgccgatgattgaggtgcagcagctagcGCGAGaatttcaggatttgacgcagactactgagactgtggcggagatcaccgccaagtttagggagagggctcttcttgtaccgcagtatgtcgcagatgaggaaatgaagaaggcgcggtaccatgagatgttgagggatgacatcagggagttcgtgagcagatccagctgtaagatgctggaagatatgatttctcgggctagagaaagggaaattgatttggagcaaatccggaagaggaagccggatgaggttcaggtagctgcgggttcgggcaaaaggcccaagggatcggattcgagatcgagggatcatcaggaccgcagtcggtgcggaaagtgcggcagggcgcacgggggcgcgtgcaggagtggtagcggtggtgagtctggctgtttcaagtgcggtcggactggtcatttcagtagGGATTGTACCGTTACCACCGCGCAGGAATCAGACTTGTTAAGTTTTCATTGCCATCagcagggccacaagaaggcccaatgtcccagtttgttttcggcaggacgggtgatggcacccgcccctgcaaccttgaggatcacggatggccgtcagggccgggtagaggcacctgcagcagggagcagggcttttcagatgacgaccttggagacgcgaacaacgccggacgttgcaggtatgcaatttccattttcagttcttttatttgtgcatgattttattgttatggttctgcatcattatcggtatgagtattttattgttgagcggttgattgtgaacgagttatatgccatctgcataccttggatatttgtatggtagttaggggatgtgctctattgaagaaggtttcgaaggatgtagtaactgtagcatgcttgggagggacttggtatgtctcactAGATCGGGGTTGTGTAGTGTTAGAGATGGGTTGATTAGATGCCTAGCTATGGtaggcttgggttcctcagtagatggaATATGGATTGGTAGCAAAtatcgggatctcttttgagtatcgagcagcaaggggtaagcaggatcgaagtgggggagaatcctccgagtgtgcccagagaggagcacgcagacccagaatgagtgtgTGACCTCCGAGATGGAaaagaagtagttcagcgtttgatggtttgaggattcagggttgggagtttgaggacTCCCCACCAGTTAGTGCGTGTGTTGGTAATGGTTAATGCGTgattgggaattcaggttgtggatcgcccgtaggactcgagggagtcagaatgaggatcttgagagctaatggcacacgGGTGCCTTCGTGACGGCAGTCAGTGgtaggaagtgttgtaagactatggggcagctgtagcattcactagcagtcagcaatggagGGTGAtataagactacgggtaagccgtagcattccttagttgcttcgttagcggagttggggcgaggcccttatttcCTAGTGATCAGATGGGGATCAGGATGGGTAGTGgttgagaatgatagggagtttcctgtatagccctagcgaggtgagaccttgggagaggccgctccaggatatagttgggtgagacccgtgggcgaggcccgtatgagattagcagtgtagatgagacctgggagcagggttgctcaatagtatggttgggtgagacccgtgggcgaggcccaagcGAGAGTGAATAGACTAGTGGGACTaaaaggatagaggcgggtgggacccgtgggcgaggcccatgagttttagcagcgcaggtgggatctggtagggaccttagtgtcaagttaggggatcggggatcccaggtttgtagtgcctgaatggcaaaattgattgagcagttataggtggtcgaggtttctttggaagtcgctgagagcgactagtgatggtgttgggactagttaccggtgggagccggtaatccagatattgataggttggtagggaccagagcGGTCTCAGTTCACCCGGAAGGCAGATGAGGAATGGTAGAAATATCCAGTCAGTAGTAGTGCGGGAAAGCGggttatggtggaattcagttagttgatttgaggagtgctcgacaccaagttatgACAAGAGAGGAGAGTCAGTGGTTACTAGCggtgatgacccgtactggaTTTAGCGGGAATAATGGaatggtgaagataggatcttcacagtgtcagaggaaatagttgttcttggagcatcgccttgggaaggcaagggaatcgCATGAGGAAAGAAGGGGGTGgacccctataggttcagttgcagtactcggagagtaacagaaggattgtcggttgagtaagttgtgtttccagaataTTCAGGGTCAGGATTGACCCGAGATGATTATCCGAAAGAAGTGATGCTAGTCAGAATGACTAGgaggaagaccagcgaaggtaggcagctggtgttggattaattggtggggtattggaggcagatcgcaggcggtgggccatggcaaacttcgaggacgaagtttagtttaagtgggggagagttgtaacacccaagttttgaaggccaagaaaggaaagaaaaccttaatgttaaggggcgactccgtgagtccaaggaggaactcagcgagtcagagcgggatccgggtcggggagtaagtgaccgactcggcgagtcggccaaggtgactcggtgagtctggtttgtgcgaggaaaaccctaattccgggatttgtatcctatataaagggtgttatgtccctccctcagcccccatatcatcccagagaacctgtaaaccctataattcgtgtgagcttccatcatttgagagaaatagctttggaggaaggaaactttggaaaggaacttgaagatcaagaaggttgcttcaaatgagaggtgtgtgctcgatatctacttcagtttgtgttcatcttggaggtattaagctgccattttcccttctttgcatctagatctattttgtcatgagatttgggggttttatggttgattgagacccaaaatcgggttaggggcttagatatgttgttgccacttcagatctattgtGGGGATGGtcattatgtcataaagcatcaggagatgagtagttggtggaGCCCTtatgtccttaaaccaaaccttagtatgttttgagcctagatctctttagttatacgtaaagtttgcaactttacgtagggattgagctttggaagtatggatctatggtttggagtccctgcatgactcaaaagtcctctgcatgtttggagatctgaatggactcggtgagtcctttgagtggactcggcgagtaccatgaagatgaggaggaactcgacgagtgggatgaacagctcgtcgagtcggatgatgttgggcttgaactcggcgagttggaagaacaacttggcgaatTGGATGAAGATTACTTggtacttggcgagtctgttcttggactcggcgagtcaggtcgcgaaaccccaaacccttcaagttgagactcgaatcagtgagtcggttggagactcagcgagttggacaggtcaggactcggtaatttttggactcgacgagtcatggactgactcggcgagtcatgtcacGAATGGAAGGACCATGagtatatgaactcggcgagtcagtaagtggactcggcgactagggttgacctggaaaggttgactttgaccaggactttgtctTAGACCAGGATTGACTGGGTGGTCTTTatggggtcagttagactaagtgttgcattgatattgatagttcggggagcaagtagagcaggagttcagtgagtggtcgggcagcagctagtgggatcatcaacaagttcagcc
This window encodes:
- the LOC111918369 gene encoding deoxyhypusine synthase; the encoded protein is MGEVVKEAGVIENLRSVVFKESESLEGSCAKIQGYDFNTGINYSQILKSLISTGFQASNLGDAIETVNQMLDWRLSHEQVTEDCSEEESNPAYRESVKCKIFLGFTSNLISSGVRDIIRYLTQHHMVDVIVTTTGGIEEDLIKCLADTYRGEFSLPGAALRSKGLNRIGNLLVPNDNYCKFEDWIIPIFDQMLQEQNTQHVLWTPSKVISRLGKEINNESSYLYWAYKNDIPVFCPGLTDGSLGDMLYFHSFRNPGLVIDVVQDIRAINSEAVHANPRKTGMIILGGGLPKHHICNANMMRNGADYAVFINTAQEFDGSDSGARPDEAVSWGKIRGSAKSVKVHCDATIAFPLLVAETFAAKREGEMKNVESTKALV